The genomic segment AGCAGACAGGTAGCTCGAAGGTGCCGACGGTGGGCTTGGCGTTTGAAACGTCGATGCCGTGCAGTCCTTGCCTCTTTTCGGAGGCAGTCACTTCGCCGGCGAGCGAAACGATGGTCACATATTCGACGCACGCCTCCCTGTCGGTGGCGAAGATGTGTGTCAGCCGCTTGTGACTTTTTCGGGAATAGGCCAGCCGGGCGAGGTCTTCCATGTCACCGTGGCCGCGCCAGACGACACCGGTTGGGGTTTCGAAAATCTCGACATCATCGGACATGTAGTCGAGCGCCGTCATGTCCTGGCGATTGTGGGCGTCTAGCCAAGCCTTGATCAGCTCGACGTTCGCCTGCACAGCGTCCATGCCCGCGCCTTCCGTCCGGAGCGGCGTCACTGGTCGCTCGATCGCGTGACCCTTTCGGGGTGCAGTCTAGGCGGTGAGTGCTGGTGTGGTGGGCTCCTGTTCGCCGGTAGTGGTTAGTGCGGCGCGGGATCGGGTCAGGACGTCGAGTCCGGGGTAGCGTCGGCCTTCGATCCATTCATCGTGTTGTTCGGCTAACACGGCGCCGGAAGAACGCCAGCCAGCCCGCGCCGTCCTCCGCTGACGACACGGCCACGCCCAGGATTTCTCGGTAGCCCTCGGCGTTGACGCCGGTGGCGATCAGGGTGTGCACCCCGACGACGCGGCCCGCCTCGCGGACCTTGAGCACCAGCGCATCAGCCGCGACGAACGTGTACGGGCCGGCATCGAGTGGCCGGGCGCGAAACGCCTCCACTGCCTCGTCGAGCTCTTTGGCCATCTCCGAGACTTGGGACTTGGACAGCCTTGTCACACCGAGGGATTCGACCAACCGCTCCATGCGCCGGGTGGACACTCCCAGCAGGTAGCAGGTGGCC from the Mycobacterium lentiflavum genome contains:
- a CDS encoding nuclear transport factor 2 family protein; translation: MDAVQANVELIKAWLDAHNRQDMTALDYMSDDVEIFETPTGVVWRGHGDMEDLARLAYSRKSHKRLTHIFATDREACVEYVTIVSLAGEVTASEKRQGLHGIDVSNAKPTVGTFELPVCFVCEIEDGKIRRAREYWDAAAMARQLGLDGRDRE